From the Synechococcus sp. HK01-R genome, one window contains:
- the rpoB gene encoding DNA-directed RNA polymerase subunit beta, whose translation MSSSAIQVAKTATYLPDLVEVQRASFKWFLDKGLIEELESFSPITDYTGKLELHFVGSEYRLKRPRHDVEEAKRRDATFASQMYVTCRLVNKETGEIKEQEVFIGELPLMTERGTFIINGAERVIVNQIVRSPGVYFKDEMDKNGRRTYNASVIPNRGAWLKFETDKNDLLHVRVDKTRKINAHVLMRAMGLSDNDVIDKLRHPEYYKKSIEAANDEGISSEDQALLELYKKLRPGEPPSVSGGQQLLQTRFFDPKRYDLGRVGRYKINKKLRLTIPDAVRTLTHEDVLSTIDYLINLELDVGGASLDDIDHLGNRRVRSVGELLQNQVRVGLNRLERIIKERMTVGETDSLTPAQLVNPKPLVAAIKEFFGSSQLSQFMDQTNPLAELTHKRRISALGPGGLTRERAGFAVRDIHPSHYGRLCPIETPEGPNAGLINSLATHARVNEYGFIETPFWKVENGVVLKQGDPIYLSADLEDECRVAPGDVATDSDGRILADLIPVRYRQDFEKVPPEQVDYVQLSPVQVISVATSLIPFLEHDDANRALMGSNMQRQAVPLLRPERPLVGTGLETQVARDSGMVPISRVNGTVTFVDATAIVVRDEEGTDHTHFLQKYQRSNQDTCLNQRPIVRQGDPVIVGQVLADGSACEGGEIALGQNVLIAYMPWEGYNYEDAILVSERLVNDDLYTSVHIEKYEIEARQTKLGPEEITREIPNVAEESLGNLDEMGIIRIGAFVESGDILVGKVTPKGESDQPPEEKLLRAIFGEKARDVRDNSLRVPSTERGRVVDVRIYTREQGDELPPGANMVVRVYVAQRRKIQVGDKMAGRHGNKGIISRILPREDMPYLPDGTPVDIVLNPLGVPSRMNVGQVFELLMGWAASNLDCRVKVVPFDEMYGAEKSQQTVEAFLKEAASQPGKDWIYNPDDPGKLLLRDGRTGEPFDQPVAVGYSHFLKLVHLVDDKIHARSTGPYSLVTQQPLGGKAQQGGQRLGEMEVWALEAYGAAYTLQELLTVKSDDMQGRNEALNAIVKGKPIPRPGTPESFKVLMRELQSLGLDIAVFTDEGKEVDLMQDVNPRRSTPSRPTYESLGVADYDED comes from the coding sequence ATGAGCAGCAGCGCGATTCAGGTCGCCAAGACCGCCACCTACCTGCCCGATCTGGTGGAGGTGCAGCGTGCCAGCTTTAAGTGGTTCCTGGACAAAGGTCTGATCGAGGAGCTGGAAAGCTTTTCTCCGATCACGGATTACACCGGCAAGCTTGAGCTGCACTTCGTCGGTAGCGAGTACCGACTCAAGCGCCCTCGCCACGATGTGGAAGAGGCCAAGCGCCGTGATGCGACCTTCGCTTCACAGATGTATGTCACCTGCCGGTTGGTCAACAAAGAGACCGGTGAAATCAAGGAGCAGGAGGTTTTCATCGGGGAGCTGCCCCTGATGACCGAGCGCGGCACTTTCATCATCAATGGTGCCGAGCGCGTGATTGTGAACCAGATCGTGCGCAGCCCCGGCGTCTATTTCAAAGATGAAATGGATAAGAACGGGCGTCGCACCTACAACGCCAGCGTGATTCCTAATCGTGGCGCCTGGCTGAAGTTCGAGACCGATAAGAACGACCTGCTGCATGTCCGGGTCGATAAAACCCGCAAGATCAACGCGCACGTCCTGATGCGTGCCATGGGTCTTTCGGATAACGATGTGATCGATAAGCTCCGTCATCCGGAGTACTACAAGAAGTCGATTGAGGCCGCCAACGACGAAGGGATTAGCTCGGAGGATCAGGCTCTGCTTGAGCTTTATAAGAAGCTTCGCCCCGGTGAGCCCCCCTCGGTCAGTGGTGGTCAGCAGCTGCTGCAGACCCGCTTTTTCGATCCCAAGCGCTACGACCTCGGTCGCGTCGGTCGCTACAAAATCAATAAAAAGCTCCGCCTCACGATTCCCGATGCGGTCCGCACCCTCACCCACGAGGACGTGCTCTCCACCATCGATTACCTCATCAACCTCGAGCTCGATGTCGGCGGGGCCAGCCTTGATGACATCGACCACCTGGGCAATCGCCGCGTGCGCTCGGTTGGAGAACTCCTGCAAAACCAGGTGCGTGTGGGCCTGAACCGCCTCGAACGGATCATCAAGGAGAGGATGACTGTCGGAGAGACCGACTCCCTCACTCCTGCCCAGCTGGTCAATCCCAAGCCCCTGGTGGCGGCGATCAAGGAGTTCTTCGGCTCCAGCCAGCTGAGCCAGTTCATGGATCAGACCAATCCCCTCGCTGAGCTCACCCACAAGCGCCGGATCTCGGCCCTGGGCCCAGGCGGTCTGACCCGTGAGCGCGCCGGCTTCGCCGTGCGTGATATCCATCCCTCTCACTACGGCCGTCTCTGCCCGATTGAGACACCGGAAGGTCCCAACGCCGGTTTGATCAATTCCCTGGCCACCCACGCTCGGGTGAATGAGTACGGGTTCATCGAGACCCCCTTCTGGAAGGTTGAGAACGGCGTGGTTCTCAAGCAGGGAGATCCCATCTATCTCTCCGCTGATCTGGAGGACGAGTGTCGTGTCGCCCCTGGTGACGTGGCCACCGATTCAGACGGTCGCATCCTCGCCGATCTGATCCCAGTGCGTTACCGCCAGGACTTTGAGAAAGTCCCCCCGGAGCAGGTCGACTACGTGCAGCTTTCACCTGTCCAGGTGATTTCTGTGGCCACCTCCCTGATCCCCTTCCTGGAGCATGACGACGCCAACCGTGCCCTGATGGGCTCGAATATGCAGCGGCAGGCCGTGCCTCTGCTCCGACCCGAGCGCCCCCTTGTGGGAACCGGTTTGGAAACCCAGGTGGCACGCGACTCCGGCATGGTGCCGATCTCCCGGGTCAACGGCACGGTCACCTTCGTCGATGCCACCGCGATTGTCGTGCGCGACGAGGAGGGAACGGATCACACCCATTTCCTGCAGAAGTATCAGCGTTCCAACCAGGACACCTGCCTCAATCAGCGACCGATCGTGCGTCAGGGTGATCCCGTCATCGTCGGTCAGGTGCTGGCTGATGGCTCTGCCTGTGAGGGCGGCGAGATCGCGCTCGGCCAGAACGTGCTGATCGCCTACATGCCCTGGGAGGGTTACAACTACGAGGACGCGATTCTTGTGAGTGAGCGTCTGGTCAATGACGACCTCTACACCTCGGTGCACATCGAGAAGTACGAGATCGAAGCACGCCAGACCAAGCTCGGCCCTGAAGAGATCACCCGCGAGATTCCCAATGTTGCTGAGGAAAGCCTCGGCAACCTTGACGAGATGGGCATCATTCGCATCGGCGCCTTTGTGGAGAGCGGCGACATCCTGGTGGGCAAGGTGACTCCAAAAGGTGAGTCAGATCAGCCGCCGGAAGAGAAGCTGCTGCGTGCGATCTTCGGTGAGAAGGCTCGCGACGTTCGCGATAACTCCCTGCGCGTTCCCAGCACTGAGCGCGGCCGCGTCGTGGATGTTCGTATCTATACCCGTGAGCAGGGGGATGAGCTGCCCCCGGGCGCCAACATGGTGGTGCGGGTGTATGTGGCGCAGCGTCGCAAGATCCAGGTCGGCGACAAGATGGCTGGCCGCCATGGCAACAAGGGCATCATCAGCCGCATCCTTCCTCGGGAGGACATGCCCTACTTGCCCGATGGCACTCCGGTGGACATCGTGCTCAACCCCCTGGGTGTGCCGAGCCGCATGAATGTCGGACAGGTGTTTGAGCTCTTGATGGGTTGGGCCGCCTCCAATCTCGACTGTCGGGTCAAGGTGGTTCCCTTCGATGAGATGTATGGAGCTGAGAAATCTCAGCAGACCGTGGAGGCCTTCCTGAAGGAGGCTGCGAGCCAGCCCGGCAAAGACTGGATTTACAACCCGGATGATCCCGGCAAGCTGCTGCTCCGTGATGGACGCACCGGTGAACCCTTTGACCAGCCTGTTGCAGTGGGCTATTCCCACTTCCTGAAGCTCGTTCACTTGGTGGACGACAAGATCCACGCTCGCTCGACGGGTCCTTACTCCCTGGTGACCCAGCAGCCCCTTGGTGGTAAGGCCCAGCAAGGTGGTCAGCGTCTGGGTGAGATGGAGGTGTGGGCACTCGAGGCCTATGGCGCCGCCTACACCCTGCAGGAACTGCTCACGGTTAAATCCGATGACATGCAGGGCCGCAATGAGGCGCTCAACGCCATCGTCAAGGGCAAGCCGATCCCCCGTCCTGGTACCCCGGAATCCTTCAAGGTGCTGATGCGCGAACTTCAGTCCCTCGGACTGGACATCGCGGTCTTCACCGATGAAGGCAAGGAAGTGGATCTGATGCAGGACGTGAATCCCCGCCGGAGCACGCCCAGTAGGCCCACCTATGAATCCCTCGGCGTCGCGGATTACGACGAGGACTGA
- a CDS encoding TatD family hydrolase translates to MSTLSLIDSHCHIVFRNFDADLDEVSQRWREAGVVALLHACVEPSEIPAIRALADRFPEMRYSVGVHPLDTEHWTSDTAALLRRAALDDPRVVAIGELGLDLYRDKNLDEQLAVLRPQLDLAVELDRPVIIHCRDAAEPMLRELQERQARGACPRGVMHCWGGTPEEMEAFLALGFYISFSGTVTFPKAEVTHACARQVPDNRFLVETDCPFLAPVPRRGKRNEPAFVAAVAQRVAELRGQTVEEVAERSTANARQLFALP, encoded by the coding sequence GTGTCCACTCTTTCGCTGATCGACAGTCACTGTCACATCGTGTTCCGCAATTTCGACGCGGATCTCGACGAGGTGTCACAGCGCTGGCGAGAGGCCGGGGTGGTGGCTCTGCTTCATGCTTGCGTCGAGCCTTCTGAAATCCCGGCGATCCGGGCCCTTGCCGATCGCTTCCCGGAGATGCGTTATTCGGTGGGTGTGCATCCACTGGATACGGAGCACTGGACGTCTGACACCGCGGCATTGTTGCGTCGCGCTGCTCTTGATGATCCCCGAGTGGTGGCCATCGGTGAACTCGGTCTCGATTTGTACCGCGATAAGAATCTCGATGAGCAGTTGGCGGTGCTGAGGCCCCAGCTTGATCTGGCGGTTGAGCTTGACCGCCCGGTGATCATTCACTGCCGCGATGCCGCTGAGCCGATGCTGCGTGAGCTGCAGGAGCGTCAAGCTCGTGGTGCTTGCCCGAGGGGGGTCATGCACTGCTGGGGTGGTACCCCTGAAGAGATGGAGGCGTTTTTGGCGCTTGGCTTCTACATCAGCTTCAGTGGCACGGTGACGTTCCCCAAGGCTGAGGTCACTCACGCCTGTGCTCGACAGGTGCCGGACAATCGATTTCTGGTTGAGACTGATTGTCCGTTTCTTGCCCCTGTGCCCAGGCGAGGCAAGCGCAACGAACCTGCCTTTGTGGCTGCGGTGGCTCAACGGGTCGCTGAATTGCGTGGGCAGACCGTGGAGGAGGTGGCTGAGCGCAGTACCGCCAATGCCCGTCAATTGTTCGCTCTGCCCTGA
- the rpsT gene encoding 30S ribosomal protein S20 → MANNKSSKKRVEIAERNRLQNKSYKSALRTLMKRCFTACSAYAEKPGDDAKATVHSSMNAAFSKIDKAVKRGVLHRNNGAHQKSRLTAAVKKAIEPAATAS, encoded by the coding sequence GTGGCCAATAACAAGTCGTCAAAAAAGCGCGTTGAGATTGCCGAGCGCAATCGTCTGCAGAACAAGTCGTACAAGTCGGCACTGCGCACCCTGATGAAGCGTTGCTTCACTGCCTGTTCGGCCTATGCCGAGAAGCCCGGCGACGATGCCAAGGCCACCGTTCACTCCAGCATGAATGCTGCTTTCAGCAAGATTGACAAGGCTGTGAAGCGTGGTGTTCTGCATCGCAACAACGGCGCCCACCAGAAGTCCCGGCTGACCGCGGCTGTGAAAAAGGCGATTGAGCCGGCAGCCACCGCCAGCTGA
- the hisD gene encoding histidinol dehydrogenase, with protein MTQPNREVPSKAKIHLRCLHDADQAAALLDQIAGRTGGDAQQQAQATVDGILTRVRRDGDQALIELTEELDGFKPEPIQLDPALLEEAWKRTPADLRDALDLAHRRIQDFHSRQKPQDLDFEGVHGERLGRRWRPVHRAGLYVPGGRAAYPSTVLMNAVPARTAGVERVVMVTPAGRDGCVNPTVLAAAHIAGIQEVYRVGGAQAIAALAFGTETIPQVDVITGPGNLYVTLAKKAVVGQVGIDSLAGPSEVLVIADHTAAVAHVAADLLAQAEHDPLAASVLLTTEPALAAALPAELERQLCDHPRESICRQSLTNWGLVVVCDSLESCARLSDRFAPEHLELLVERPEALADRIRTAGAIFIGSWSPEAVGDYLAGPNHTLPTCGTARFSGALSVETFMRHTSLIAFNRAALEATGGAVMELARSEGLHSHANSVSVRLNA; from the coding sequence ATGACCCAGCCGAACCGTGAGGTTCCCTCCAAGGCCAAGATCCACCTTCGCTGCCTCCATGACGCGGATCAGGCCGCTGCCTTGCTGGATCAGATCGCAGGGCGAACCGGCGGTGATGCGCAGCAGCAAGCACAGGCCACTGTCGACGGGATCCTGACGCGCGTGCGACGAGACGGCGACCAGGCTTTGATCGAACTGACCGAGGAATTAGACGGTTTCAAGCCCGAGCCCATTCAGCTGGATCCAGCGCTGCTTGAAGAGGCCTGGAAGCGAACACCGGCCGATCTCCGGGACGCTCTGGACTTGGCCCATCGCCGCATTCAGGATTTTCACTCCCGTCAGAAACCCCAGGACCTCGACTTTGAGGGGGTCCATGGTGAGCGTCTCGGACGTCGATGGCGCCCCGTACACCGGGCGGGGCTCTATGTCCCAGGTGGACGCGCTGCTTACCCAAGCACTGTGTTGATGAATGCGGTGCCTGCACGCACTGCCGGGGTGGAACGTGTCGTGATGGTCACTCCCGCCGGCCGGGATGGTTGCGTCAATCCAACGGTCTTGGCCGCTGCCCACATCGCAGGAATTCAAGAGGTTTACCGGGTGGGTGGTGCCCAGGCGATTGCCGCCCTTGCCTTCGGCACCGAAACGATTCCACAGGTCGATGTCATTACAGGGCCAGGAAATCTTTATGTGACCCTGGCCAAAAAAGCGGTGGTTGGGCAGGTGGGAATCGATTCCCTCGCCGGTCCCAGCGAGGTGCTGGTCATCGCAGACCACACAGCCGCAGTCGCCCACGTCGCTGCCGACCTGCTGGCCCAGGCCGAGCATGACCCGCTGGCTGCCTCCGTGCTGCTCACGACGGAGCCAGCCCTCGCAGCTGCATTACCGGCCGAACTGGAACGTCAGCTCTGCGATCACCCCCGCGAGAGCATCTGCAGGCAATCCCTGACGAACTGGGGACTTGTTGTGGTCTGCGACAGCCTGGAAAGCTGTGCCCGCCTCAGTGATCGCTTCGCACCCGAACATCTGGAGTTGCTGGTGGAGCGCCCCGAGGCCCTGGCGGATCGCATCCGCACGGCAGGGGCGATCTTTATTGGCTCATGGTCACCGGAGGCGGTCGGCGATTACCTCGCAGGCCCGAACCACACCCTGCCCACCTGTGGAACAGCTCGTTTCAGTGGGGCCCTGAGTGTCGAAACCTTTATGCGCCATACCTCCCTGATCGCCTTCAACAGGGCAGCCCTGGAAGCCACCGGCGGAGCCGTCATGGAATTGGCCCGCAGCGAGGGGCTGCACAGCCATGCCAACTCGGTGTCGGTGCGGCTCAACGCCTGA
- the rpiA gene encoding ribose 5-phosphate isomerase A produces the protein MKQAVAAAATEQIQSGMVVGLGSGSTAALMIQALGAKLKQGELTEIVGVTTSFQGEVLAAELGIPLQSLNAVDRIDLAIDGADEVDPSFQLIKGGGACHVQEKLVAVRADRFVVVVDSTKLVDTLNLGFLLPVEVLPGAWRQVKAQLSEMGGEAELRMAVKKAGPVVTDQGNLVLDVKFEGGVSDPAGLEQAINNLPGVLENGLFVNITDQVLVGEISDGVAGVRDLVRR, from the coding sequence ATGAAGCAGGCTGTGGCTGCTGCTGCCACAGAGCAGATCCAGAGCGGCATGGTGGTCGGGCTCGGGTCAGGCTCCACGGCAGCCCTGATGATCCAGGCCCTTGGTGCCAAGTTGAAGCAAGGTGAACTCACGGAGATCGTCGGGGTGACCACCTCGTTTCAAGGGGAGGTTCTGGCGGCAGAACTTGGGATCCCTCTGCAAAGCCTGAATGCTGTGGATCGCATCGATCTGGCCATCGATGGGGCTGATGAAGTCGATCCTTCCTTTCAGCTGATCAAGGGAGGCGGAGCCTGCCATGTGCAGGAAAAGCTGGTGGCTGTTCGCGCCGACCGGTTCGTGGTGGTGGTTGATTCCACCAAGCTGGTGGACACCCTGAACCTCGGCTTTTTGTTGCCTGTGGAGGTGCTCCCAGGCGCCTGGCGCCAGGTCAAAGCACAGCTGTCCGAGATGGGGGGAGAGGCTGAACTGCGGATGGCAGTGAAGAAGGCCGGTCCAGTGGTCACCGATCAGGGAAACCTGGTGCTGGATGTGAAATTTGAAGGTGGCGTCAGCGATCCTGCTGGCCTCGAGCAGGCCATCAACAATCTTCCTGGGGTGTTGGAGAACGGCCTGTTCGTGAACATCACCGATCAAGTGCTGGTTGGTGAGATCAGTGACGGTGTGGCCGGTGTACGAGATCTCGTCAGGCGTTGA